A section of the Cuniculiplasma divulgatum genome encodes:
- a CDS encoding winged helix-turn-helix domain-containing protein → MLDSVNDDAQKGISIRDDILQLDPKVWILKKKASLKGKSGINHHVDFYCESKDGGKIIILKADKDYVSIYEIIGKVQILTTEEYTDMIFIMCSCDVNHGNLINAMKMIGATIIKNFRFGSELFTADSEKSLVKDSIGRRNTPGTMRLRRDRMRIMLDVMELLNEHSSRITNIIYKCNLNYRTANELLDELIKKNYVQLRKDNENESSYSLTKAGSDALQSVRKMYSA, encoded by the coding sequence ATGTTAGATTCGGTTAATGATGACGCTCAAAAGGGCATTTCAATTAGAGATGATATTCTTCAGCTTGACCCTAAGGTGTGGATCTTAAAGAAGAAAGCCTCATTAAAAGGGAAGAGTGGAATAAATCACCATGTTGATTTTTACTGCGAATCTAAAGATGGTGGTAAAATTATCATACTTAAGGCTGACAAAGATTACGTTTCAATTTATGAAATAATAGGAAAGGTTCAGATTCTCACGACCGAAGAATATACCGACATGATATTCATAATGTGCAGTTGCGATGTAAACCATGGCAATCTCATAAATGCCATGAAAATGATTGGGGCCACCATCATAAAAAATTTCAGATTCGGCAGTGAACTCTTTACTGCTGACTCAGAGAAATCATTGGTTAAGGATTCAATTGGACGAAGAAACACACCGGGAACAATGAGACTTAGAAGAGATCGAATGAGAATAATGCTGGACGTCATGGAACTTTTAAATGAGCACAGCAGCAGAATCACCAACATAATCTACAAGTGCAACCTGAATTACAGGACAGCAAACGAACTACTGGATGAACTCATAAAGAAGAATTACGTTCAGTTAAGAAAAGACAATGAAAATGAAAGCTCATACTCACTAACGAAAGCTGGAAGCGATGCACTGCAAAGTGTCAGGAAAATGTACTCAGCATGA
- a CDS encoding IS1634 family transposase has protein sequence MTFTRRLPKGKNIYVYRVTNHRIKGTKEVKQDSVYLGKEITVDGKTVIQEPRKRIMVRRLLESAPYIMYRYAEDFGIMDDFIPAISGFTSMREAARRIVVLAAMDMFGSTGSIEMHTGIRDGTVKENRDLVDFIGSESPHIAAVLQKAISKRIVKEFGSSGIVYDLSAIRYYGKDNDLAEYGHYYHSNGENREINFVLAVTRDSGIPVHHRIMPGNIVSVSAISNLVMELKDFGIRSVMIVMDRGFYSESNVKELQDHGIIASVPGTLSVYTDLLKKSSGIESSRNYMQYGEDTIFHKSFMINKMRYIVYYSAKRKAERIESFYSKLSEAEKRLRGMMAVKFSSRNDMIRSVTESVRGMGRYISLKFTGSTFTYSLKHRAIQSHTSRMGFFILLTNTKISEADILQIYRRKDVVEKAFMHSKSAMEPLYARTEDGTRAKVFLSILGYAIMAMIAYRCGLTYNRTLETIRGIKEVVYANGSHSTVELTKDQKTLLEKLSIEL, from the coding sequence ATGACATTCACCCGGAGGCTTCCAAAGGGAAAAAACATCTACGTTTACCGTGTGACAAACCACAGGATAAAGGGAACTAAGGAAGTGAAACAGGATTCTGTGTATCTTGGAAAGGAGATTACCGTGGATGGAAAAACCGTGATACAGGAACCGAGGAAGCGGATCATGGTTAGGAGGCTTCTGGAATCTGCGCCATACATAATGTACCGATATGCGGAGGATTTCGGAATAATGGATGATTTCATACCTGCCATAAGCGGTTTCACCAGCATGAGGGAGGCAGCCAGGAGAATCGTTGTACTGGCTGCAATGGACATGTTCGGTTCCACCGGTTCCATTGAAATGCATACGGGCATAAGGGATGGCACAGTGAAGGAGAACCGTGATCTGGTGGATTTCATCGGTTCTGAAAGTCCCCATATTGCAGCAGTCCTTCAGAAGGCCATATCGAAACGCATAGTGAAGGAGTTCGGATCCTCAGGCATAGTATATGATCTCAGTGCAATACGATACTACGGAAAGGATAATGATCTTGCAGAGTACGGCCATTACTATCATTCCAACGGGGAGAACAGGGAGATCAACTTTGTTCTGGCAGTGACAAGGGATTCCGGAATACCGGTGCACCACAGGATCATGCCCGGCAACATAGTGTCGGTTTCAGCCATCAGCAATCTTGTGATGGAACTGAAGGATTTCGGCATCCGTTCAGTGATGATTGTCATGGACAGGGGTTTCTATTCCGAATCCAACGTGAAGGAACTCCAGGATCACGGCATAATCGCTTCAGTCCCCGGTACGCTCTCCGTATATACGGATCTCTTGAAGAAGTCCTCGGGCATAGAGAGCTCCAGGAACTACATGCAGTATGGTGAGGATACAATATTCCACAAATCATTCATGATCAATAAGATGCGTTACATTGTGTACTACAGTGCAAAGAGGAAGGCAGAAAGGATAGAATCCTTCTACTCCAAACTCTCGGAGGCGGAGAAAAGGCTCAGGGGCATGATGGCTGTGAAGTTCAGCAGCAGGAACGACATGATTCGGTCCGTCACGGAATCTGTCAGGGGCATGGGAAGGTACATATCGCTTAAATTCACCGGATCAACATTCACATATTCACTGAAGCACAGAGCAATACAGTCACACACATCACGCATGGGATTCTTCATACTACTCACAAACACCAAGATCAGTGAGGCGGATATCCTGCAGATATACAGAAGGAAGGATGTGGTTGAGAAGGCATTCATGCATTCAAAATCCGCCATGGAACCTCTGTATGCACGTACAGAGGATGGTACACGGGCGAAGGTGTTCCTCTCCATTCTCGGGTATGCAATCATGGCAATGATTGCATACAGGTGCGGCCTGACATACAACCGGACTCTGGAAACCATAAGGGGCATCAAGGAGGTTGTCTACGCCAATGGCTCCCACAGTACTGTGGAACTCACAAAGGATCAGAAAACACTGCTGGAGAAACTTTCAATTGAACTGTAG
- a CDS encoding signal peptidase I: MKPRWYIPVLYIVFWQSSYLFKFSPWIVMLSTLPVLFLYYRKFRGDRKWQYAPVLFAILAFLLIMPAFLSHTLNIVFYSSAFINSMEYSLALSVVLVPVIFSTFVDMGGRKIFYGMIASGAAYFLVLTPVVVPYTLIQIVKILLYQLSFDLAFSIYVSYLYISVNKKLVTPVLFFFLYSTFSFLGLTEKVSPLFNIVWEIISVSILFWLTYFVFGENIWVRKLLKSKKKLRIRRKARLSDIVFASFVIIIATGAVGGYVTHTVAADPTPSMYPVIVPGSLLIIKPASAQTIKTGEIIEFHAPWDNGTLYAHEVVQIKNVDGKIYFRTRGINNPVDDPGLVPSSDLVGIVIYHVPYLGYPLIYGRVTAAAVMIIIVASIVKEGMSGPKGRKF; encoded by the coding sequence ATGAAGCCAAGATGGTACATACCGGTATTGTACATTGTTTTCTGGCAGTCCAGCTACCTTTTCAAATTCAGCCCATGGATCGTGATGCTTTCAACTCTGCCGGTTCTCTTCCTCTATTACAGAAAATTCCGTGGAGACAGAAAATGGCAGTATGCTCCAGTTCTCTTTGCCATTCTAGCATTTCTTCTCATAATGCCCGCATTTCTTTCACACACCCTGAATATTGTTTTCTATAGTTCCGCCTTCATAAACTCAATGGAGTATTCCCTTGCACTTTCCGTTGTCCTTGTTCCCGTCATCTTCTCAACATTTGTGGATATGGGCGGCAGGAAAATATTCTACGGAATGATAGCTTCTGGAGCTGCATATTTTCTTGTGCTTACACCAGTAGTTGTCCCGTACACGCTGATTCAGATAGTTAAAATTCTTCTATATCAGCTGAGTTTTGACCTTGCATTTTCAATATATGTTTCCTATCTTTACATTTCAGTGAACAAAAAACTTGTTACTCCTGTCCTGTTCTTCTTTCTTTATTCAACATTTTCATTTCTTGGCCTCACAGAAAAGGTTTCTCCTCTATTCAATATTGTTTGGGAGATTATATCGGTATCTATACTATTCTGGCTGACCTATTTTGTTTTTGGCGAAAACATCTGGGTTAGAAAACTTCTCAAATCGAAAAAAAAGCTTCGCATAAGAAGAAAGGCCAGATTGTCTGATATTGTTTTTGCATCATTCGTGATTATCATAGCGACAGGGGCAGTAGGTGGGTACGTTACCCACACTGTGGCAGCTGATCCAACGCCAAGCATGTATCCTGTCATTGTACCTGGTTCGCTCTTAATTATTAAACCAGCCTCTGCGCAGACGATCAAAACGGGCGAAATAATTGAATTTCATGCTCCGTGGGATAATGGCACACTTTACGCGCACGAGGTGGTCCAGATTAAAAATGTGGACGGAAAAATCTATTTCAGAACCCGTGGAATAAATAATCCCGTGGACGATCCCGGACTCGTTCCCTCATCGGATCTTGTGGGCATTGTGATCTATCATGTTCCTTACCTTGGTTATCCCTTAATTTATGGCAGGGTAACAGCTGCTGCCGTAATGATAATCATTGTGGCCTCAATAGTCAAGGAGGGCATGTCTGGACCTAAAGGAAGAAAGTTCTAG
- a CDS encoding IS110 family transposase codes for MLPHKPLEVVWIYIGLDIHKRTVFVTEMDNEGNVNEQYDMGNSASSWDGFRARYAVADTEIALEVSTTGKYVARKLRDMGFHTHMADPSTLALIFRTAKKNDREDSYKLAKLLRLGELPEVHLPSRYSDDLRSLVRYRRSLGEAITMIKNRVHAILASAGISIDATDIFGKKGMKCILGSVDSISTAQRFVLADLLDQIAYLMGKETMVEDEISRSVMNDRNVNLLMTIPGMGIYSSAAIMSEIDDISRFDSKEKLASYAGLVPRQDQSGNRDIKGHISKHGPSMLRFIMVNAAHIVIKYSERMRKKYLSLVRRLGKNRAIVAIARILLETIYTMLKKGEHFVDQIDTLTERKIASMRSRAVKPSQTITLEDRMNVLRNVQKERLKRNGNEGKINKANAMT; via the coding sequence ATGCTCCCACACAAACCACTGGAGGTGGTCTGGATATACATAGGACTTGATATACATAAACGTACCGTATTTGTTACGGAAATGGATAATGAGGGGAATGTGAATGAACAGTATGATATGGGCAACAGTGCATCATCATGGGATGGGTTCAGGGCAAGATATGCTGTTGCGGATACTGAGATTGCCCTGGAGGTATCCACAACTGGGAAGTATGTTGCCCGGAAGCTCAGGGACATGGGATTCCACACACATATGGCAGATCCGTCCACACTGGCACTCATATTCAGGACTGCGAAGAAGAACGACAGGGAGGATTCCTACAAATTAGCAAAGCTCCTGAGGTTAGGGGAACTCCCTGAGGTGCATCTCCCCTCCAGGTACTCTGATGATCTGAGATCACTCGTCAGGTACAGAAGGTCACTTGGAGAGGCCATAACCATGATCAAGAACAGGGTTCATGCCATCCTGGCATCTGCAGGCATAAGCATTGATGCAACTGACATATTCGGAAAGAAGGGGATGAAATGCATTCTGGGATCAGTGGATAGCATTTCCACTGCCCAGAGATTCGTCCTCGCTGATCTGCTGGATCAGATAGCATACCTGATGGGGAAAGAGACCATGGTGGAGGATGAGATATCCAGATCTGTCATGAATGACAGGAACGTGAATCTCCTCATGACAATTCCCGGTATGGGCATATATTCATCAGCTGCAATCATGTCAGAGATAGATGACATATCCAGATTCGATTCAAAGGAGAAGCTTGCTTCATACGCAGGCCTTGTTCCAAGGCAGGACCAGTCCGGGAATCGTGACATAAAGGGTCACATATCAAAGCATGGACCCTCCATGCTCCGATTCATAATGGTGAATGCAGCACATATTGTCATCAAGTACAGCGAACGGATGAGGAAGAAGTATCTCAGCCTTGTACGGAGATTGGGGAAGAACCGTGCAATTGTTGCAATTGCAAGGATACTGCTTGAGACCATTTACACAATGCTGAAGAAGGGAGAGCATTTCGTTGACCAGATAGATACATTGACAGAGAGGAAGATAGCATCCATGAGATCAAGGGCAGTAAAGCCCTCCCAGACCATCACCCTGGAAGATCGCATGAATGTGCTCAGGAATGTTCAGAAGGAGAGGCTGAAGAGAAATGGCAATGAAGGAAAGATAAATAAGGCCAATGCCATGACATGA